In the genome of Hydrogenophaga sp. PBL-H3, the window GTCGGTCACCGCGAGCGACGACAGCCTGGGGCAGTGGTGGAAGGGCCGCTTCACGCTGGCCCAGTACCTTGAGCGCATCCGCGCCGTGCCGCACCTGCAAAGCGCCGTGGTGCATGAAGCGGGGCACATGATGCACCACGACCAACCCAACGAACTCGCGCGCCTGATTGAAGCGTTCCTGAGCACCGCGCCCTGAGCGGTGCCGCGTGCGGGTGCGGGTTGTTGCAACCCCTTTACCGTCCGTTCAAGGAGCAGCCGGCATACTCGCGCGCTATGCCATTTATTCCACGCGCACTTTTCAAGCCCGCGGCCGTTGCCGCGCTGTGTCTTCTCATTGGTGCACCAGCCCTGGCGGGCGAAGGGGGACTCTGCCCGGGCTTTGACCAGCCCGCCAGTGCCGAGCCCGACGCACCACGGTACGAAGCCTTCTTCTCACCCTACACCCACCATTGGACGCCGAACGACGAACACGAACAGGTGTACGCCCTGAGCGTGAGCCGACTGTTGCCCAACAACCGCTATTGCGGGTTCAGCCTGTTCAACAACTCCTTCGGGCAACCCTCGGCCTACGCCTTCATCGGCAAGAGTTGGCCGGGTTTCTGGCAGGCCCAACCGGCGCTTTACGCCTCGTTGAGCGCGGGCGTCATCTACGGCTACGTCGGCAAGTACAAGAACAAGGTGCCGCTGAACGTGGGCGGCTTTTCGCCCGTGGTCATTCCCGCCATCGGCTACCGCCTGTCTCCCAAGAGCTCGCTCGAAATCCAGTTGCTGGGCACCGCGGCGGTCATGTTCGGTACCACCTGGCGCTTTTAACGGCCGCGGCCGTTCGGGACGGCATGGCGTGAGAAAATCGCGGTTTTGAACATCGACCGCAGGAACACCCCATGGAAGCCGAACGCAGCAACGCCATCCGAAGCCAGCTCGAAGACCTGACCACACGCGTGGTCGAGCTCCGGAGGTATCTTTGACTACGATGCCAAAGCATCGAAGTTGAAGGAAGTCGAGTCGGCTCTGGAAGACCCCACGGTCTGGAACGACCCCAAACGCGCCCAGGACCTGGGCCGCGAGAAAAAATACCTGGAAGACGTGGTGCTGGTGCTCGACCGCCTCACCGGTGAATTGACGGACAACACCGAACTGTTCGAGATGTCGAGCGAGGACGGCGACGACGCCGGCCTCATCACCATCGAAGGCGAAGCCGCCAAGGTCGCGGTCGAGGTTGAGAAGCTCGAATTCCGCCGCATGTTCAGCAACCCGGCCGATCCCTTGAATTGTTTCCTGGACATCCAGGCCGGCGCCGGTGGCACCGAGGCCTGCGACTGGGCCAGCATGCTGCTTCGCCAGTACCTGCGCTATGCCGAGCGCAAGGGCTTCAAGACCGTGATTGAGGACGAGACCGAGGGCGACACCGCCGGCATCAAGAGCGCCACCATCAAGATCGAGGGGGACTACGCCTTCGGCCTGCTGCGCACCGAAACCGGTGTGCACCGCC includes:
- the prfB gene encoding peptide chain release factor 2 (programmed frameshift); the protein is MEAERSNAIRSQLEDLTTRVVELRRYLDYDAKASKLKEVESALEDPTVWNDPKRAQDLGREKKYLEDVVLVLDRLTGELTDNTELFEMSSEDGDDAGLITIEGEAAKVAVEVEKLEFRRMFSNPADPLNCFLDIQAGAGGTEACDWASMLLRQYLRYAERKGFKTVIEDETEGDTAGIKSATIKIEGDYAFGLLRTETGVHRLVRKSPFDSSGGRHTSFASVFVYPEIDDSIEININPSDVRTDTYRASGAGGQHINKTDSAVRLTHIPTGIVVQCQDGRSQHGNRDVAWKRLRSKLYDFELRKQQEEQQKLEDTKTDVGWGHQIRSYVLDNSRIKDLRTNVEISATQKVLDGDLDPFIEASLKQGV